The sequence TCCTACACAAGAGGCTATAGGGAAATTAGTAGCAGCAAGGTTAGCTGCAGACGTGTGTAACGTGCCTACCCTTCTTATAGCCAGAACAGATGCTGAAGCTGCGAATTTAATTACCAGCGATATTGATGTGCGCGATAGTGAATTTATTTCCGGTGAAAGAACTCCTGAAGGGTTTTATTATGTTCGTAATGGGATTGAACAGTGCATTGCACGCGGCTTGTCTTATGCCCCTTATGCAGATATGTTATGGATGGAAACTTCCAAACCTGATTTAAAAATCGCTAAACAATTTGCAGAAGCTATTCACAAAGAATTTCCCGGAAAGTTATTAGCCTACAATTGCTCGCCTTCTTTTAATTGGGCAAAATATTTGAGCGAAACAGAAATGGAATCCTTCCGAGAAGAGCTTGCTGCCCTCGGGTACAAATTTCAATTCATCACGCTGGCTGGATTTCATGCATTAAATACCTCGATGTTTGAATTGAGTAAAGCATATAATAAACGTGGTATGGCAGGTTTCTCAGAACTGCAACAAAAAGAATTCGCTTTACAGGAGGAAGGTTTCCGCGCTGTGAAACACCAAAGTTTTGTGGGAACAGGGTATTTTGATTTTGTACAGAACACTGTTCAACAAAATTCCTCTACCGTTGCCATGAAAGAAAGCACGGAGACAGAACAATTTCACTAAAACACTATGAGTAAGTTAAGTAAGATGGAAATTGAGATCTACGCAAGTGGCAATTCCGAAGAGAGCTTTGCTCTTTTTACAGAAGCAATGACTGCGGTTACAGCCTTAAATGCTAATGTCACCATCAAACTCATAACTGATCCTGAAAACACAGGGCATAACTCCTTCTTATTTCTTTTACCGGTATTAGTTATAGATGGAAAGGTTATGCTTCGTGGAAGAGTTCCTAAACAGAATGAAATTCGCGAGATGATATCTGACGTAATGATCTACGAATGGATGGAATACGAAGAGCAAGGGTTTACGATTGTTATTCAGTAAAATTTCGTCCACGCTGGAATAAGGGTATGTGGTTCGCTCTTAAAACATGTAAAATGGTTTTACGGCGAACCCGCAACCTTTCCCAATTAACTTAGTACTGAAATGAACTTTTTCTATCTTTAGGTGTAGATAAAAAAAGGCATGGTGACGACTAAAATTTTTATCGGAAGTTTTTTTCTTTTGATCTCTTGTCAGAGTCCCGAAGATGCCAGGCTTGAACGTGAATACCAGTTTGAAAGGAACATTGACTCCCTGCAAATGGAAAGTTTTAAAATTCCAGATTCTATAAATACGGCTCTCATAATTGCTACGTATTACGACCCTGAAAACGCTATTCAATCCTTGCTGGTTTTTGAAAATGCCGATAAAAAAAGTGTTCTTAAAATTGATTATTTAGCCGACAGAACTTCCACCGTTGATGAACTTGAAATTTTAAAACCTAAGGAATTTCGCTCTAACCGTTTTTTAGTAGAGTATGTGGTAGAGGATAACTCGGTGCATAGAATAAAAATGCGTCGCAATGAAGGTCCGATGCAAAGAAGCCAGGAATACAGGCGTACGGATAGAGACTAAATGAAATGCTCATAAGTAGAGGGCATAAAATTTGCATAATTACTCAGGTTTAGTGTACTTTTAAAACACAAACTACTTTTATGTACGTAGGTAAAAACATTCATTTCAAAATCGTTTTCCAGTTTACCTGGAAATCTATAGTCTTATTTACAATTTACTCAAGCTTTATTGTTTTTGTGTTGTCTTATCTTTTACCAAGATTTAATGGACTTCCCTTCGCGGTGGTTTCGGTAACGGGAATAGCTGTAGCTTTTTATGTGGGTTTCAAAAACAACTCCTCTTACGAAAGACTCTGGGAAGCACGTAAAATATGGGGTTCTTACGTTAATAGCAGCAGAATTTTCGCTATGTATCTGCTTGATTTTGCAAATCCTTCTTCTGAGATAAGCCGGGAAGAAATTGATGTCATTGTGAAGCGCATGGTTAAACGTCATATTGGGTATATAGGAGCGGTAAGACTTCAACTTAGAAAATATACGGTGTGGAAAATTGAGGAAGTGGGAAACCGGATCGTGTCGCACGATACAAATTTTACCAGCGAAGAGTTAGACAAGGAATTAAGCTGTTACATGAGCGATGAAGAGGTAGATTATGTGCTGGAGCAAAACAATCCCGCTGTGCATGTTATTAAATTACAAAGTCAGGATCTTCAGAATCTGTATGCCAAAAAAAGTATGAGTGACATTCACCATGTTGAAATTTCGAAAATGCTTGCCGATTTTTATAACCAACAAGGTGCCTGCGAAAGAATTAAAGGGTATCCTTTCCCGCGTCAATATGCCTATTACAGTAAGATATTTGTATACCTGCTTGTTGGCATTATCCCTTTTTCAATTTATAGTGAATTATCAAAGCTCAACGAAAATCTTGTATGGCTAACTATTCCCATTTCTGTAACAATCAGCTGGATTTTTTATACCATGGAGGTTGTGGGCGACAGTAGTGAAAATCCTTTTGAGAATGCGATCAACGATATTCCAATGACCGCTATCTGCAGAAACATAGAAATAGACCTTCTACAAATGATAAAGGAAACCGAGGTTCCCAAAAAACTAAAAGCTGAGAATAATATTTTGATGTAGAGCTAGCTCTAGGTGAGGACCTGGAGGTTCATAAACCTGTCAGTTACAGCTATCGGGCGAAAAAAAATATAAATTCCTTTGCCCTCTGCCGCCACCCAGAAAAAATATACTTTTGCCTTTGAAATAGTTATTCTCAACCATCAAATATCCATATGGATGAAAGGCGATTCTAAGCCTGTAAACATCGACGTCACTATATATGAACGGAAAAAACGGCGGTATTTCAATTCGTTTTTTACGTAAATAAACTTGATAAAATCCTCTTTTAAATTTTCCATTAAATTCAGCTGACCAGTCTTCAGACAGAGATGCTAGTTTAAGACGACCGATGGAATCGAAGCTTATCTTTAACTTTTCCTCTTTTGATGCGCCTGCTGCAAACAACTCAAGCATATTATCTTTTTCGGTGACACCACGAAATTTACACACATTGTTTGTAAACGTGCCACTAAAATTCTGGTCGATGGCCATAAACTCTGCAGGAGGAATTGTACGAATACCGGTGCATGAAACGAATGTAAAATTAATGAGCAAAAAGAAACCAAAGTAGTTGACTATTTTATAAAACTGACATGGGTTAAATCTATTCATAAAGGAGTGTGAAAGTAGTAAAGTTCACCGAAACCTAAAAAAATTTCACACTAACAACTACATGTTTCACTTTTATTTCTTCATTTGATGGTTAAGAGGCAGATCGAAAACTTGCTTCTGCCAATACAGGCCTTGTATTAACTCCGTTTATTAATAATAAAAATAATTCCGGTTAGTATAGGTGCCGCTCAGTTGCCGCCTGTAGTAGGTAAGGTGCAGACAACTGTAATTCTTATGGAATGCAAAAGACTTAAAAGTTTGCCCGTTGCGTTTAATCGTCACCATTGTGCGTTGCGTTTTGGGTATAGCCTTTAGCAACGCAAAACCAATAAAAGCATCGGACCTAACAACACCTTTAAATTTCACGGTATTGTCAATCAAAATCTGTATAGTGTCATTTCCAAATCCTTCATCAAAATAAAAAAAGGCTGTGTCCTTATGATTTTCGAATCGTTTGTCTACCCGCACATTTGGATCTATTAAAAATAAAATAGCCGGTACATTTGACTGAGAAAGCAACGCGTTACTAAAGAATTCAAAAATGAAAATAAGGCAAAAACAAATTCTCAATTGGTAACCGCGTGTGAATGTATATATGTGTCGAGGCGTATACAGAACGCGATAAATTTCGAAATTTATTTTGAATATTCTCTTCTATTTTGGAGAACATCAAAAAAAAATTATCGCGACTACTCAACAGTTAACTAAAAATACTCATTAGTTAGAAGGCGGATTATATAGCTATAAAATATTATGTTTCGCCTTATCTTATTTATTAAAATCAAGGTTTAAAAAAGTACTAAACAAACTATTTCATTAAAAAACATTCAGGAAAAGAGATCCGAAGTTTAAAATTAATCTCAGATTATTTCATCTTAATAATAATAAACTCCGTACGTCTGTTTTGTTGATGCTCTTCTTCTGAACAAGATGAAACCACTTTGCCCTCGCAAGCGCAGCCGTTTACAAGTTTCGATTCGCCGTAACCTTTACCAAAAATACGTTGCGGATACGAAATTCTTTTGCGTATATAGTCAGCGCTGGCTTTTGCACGTTTGTCAGATAGTTTTAAATTGGATGATTTGTCGCCGCGGCAATCACTATGAGAGCCCAATTCTACCACCATGCCAGGATACTCGTTCATGATGCTTATAATTTTTTCGAGTTCAATCGCAGCATCAGGACGAATATTGTATTTAGCAAGATCGAAATAAATCGGGTTTAAGTTTATTGCTTTTGCAATATCCAAACCTACTTCCACTTTACTCATATTTAAATCTAATGTTTCGTGAAGATTATAAACGCCGGGCCTTGTAATTTTTTTACTGTAATTTGAATGTTTACGCAGGTAGCCTTCTTTCTCTATATAAATATCATAGTTCAGAAAATCGTTTAAACGTTTTTCAGGTAACTCTTTAATGTATTGTCCGTTTGCGCCCGTTATAATCGTTTCGGTAGTTTTAGCAAGAACATCTGTAATGGTTATTTTCACACCCTCTAAAGGCGTTCCCGTTTTTTTATCCGTTATCAAAGCCACAATAACAATGTTAGGATGTTTTTCGAGTTCAACATTCGCTATAATTACGTCTTGCGGTGAAGTGCTTTTAACAGGAGTAATTCCATCAAAATATTTTTCTTTTGTTCCTCTTAATTTGAAGTTGCGATTTTCTTCTACATCAAAAGAATAAGCACCGTCTTCCTTTGTAATAACCGTGCGTAATACAACATCATTGCTATCCAGTAAATTTACTTCAGTATTGGCTAAAGTAGTTCCTTCGAGATCTTTTGATGTTCCTTTAATTGTTTTTCCAAACACAAAAGGTTTTAATAAATTGAAACCGTAAATATCGTCGTTGCCTTTCCCACCGTCGCGGTTAGATGCCATATAGCCCGACTTTCCATCTTCACTCAAAATAAAAGCAAAATCGTCTTTATTACTGTTGGCAGGCACGCCAGGATTTACAAGCTTGCTGAATTGATTATTCGTAACCTGAACTGCAAAAATATCGAGTCCGCCCAGGCCAGGATGTCCATCTGAGGAGAAAAACAAGACGCCGCTTTCATGAATAAATGGAAATACTTCGTTGCCTTCTGTATTGATCTTTTCACCCAGGTTTTCTGCTGTTCCCCATGTACCATCTGCATTGCGGGTTACTTTGTATAAGTCTGCCCCACCCTTTCCACCGGGCATATCTGAAGAGAAATACAAAACATTACCATCTGCACTCAGCGCTGGTTGAGCTACTGAATAGTCTTTATTATTTAAGGGAAAGGTGATTTTAGATCCCCACTTACCATCTTTAAATTTACGTTCATAAATTTGAAGGTTACGAACTCCGTCTTTGCTTCTCTTTTTATAATTATCGCTCGTGTAAAAAAGATCATTTCCATCTTTTGAAAAACTTACGGCCCCTTCATGGTATTTTTTATTTAAGTTTTTTACGGGCTTTGGATCCATGATCTCACCATTGGCATTTCTTTTTCCCGAATAGATATTTAAAAAATGTAATTGATTAGCGTTCCAACTATACCAGGTAGGACCGATTTTATGATAACTCGAAGCATAAAAAACCTGGTCTTTATAAAACACTGCTCCAAATTCCTGCTCTGCTGAATTCACAAGTAAATTTTTTAACTCAAATTGCCCTTTGTCTTTCAAAAGTTCAGCAGTGTAATTCGGATTTTTATTGAATAACATAGCTCTGCTATCGGACGCGTTTAATTGAGCATAAGCCGTCATTTGAGTTTGCGCCTCTGCATGCTTGTTATTTATTTTAAGAACCTGCGCATAGTCATAAACATCTTTCGCGGTTCTGTCATTCGAGCTTACCACTTTTTCATACGTAGATTCAGCTTTCTGATAATTGCCGGTTCTTCGGTAACTATCCGCTAACTCACGGTTAGCATTGGTTGGAAGGGTTTTTCTATCCTCCAGTTTAAAAATAACTTTAGGATAATTGTAGTTAAGGTAATGCTTATGCGCTTTTTTCAGATAGGCTTGTCCGAAAATTGCCAAAGGGAAAATAAGCGTAAGAAGTAGAAGTATTTTTTTCATAGTATAATGTGTGATGTTAAAAATAGCGCATGGATTTAATCTTGCGTGTCGACTTGTAAATAAGATCGTAACGCAACATAATTTCGTGACTTCCCGAATTATACTTTCCCGTAGTATTTTGGGTAGAGAAATCATAAGAGTAACCGGCAGTGAATTGATCAGTGAATTGAAAGCCTATGAGTCCGCCAAAAGCATCACCTGTTCTGTACATTGCACCCAGGCTAAACTTGTCAAACATTAAAAAACTAGCTGTTACATCGCCTTGAATTGGCGCTCCCGCAGTAGCTTTAATAAATCCGGTAGGTTTAAATTTGAGATTCTTATTCATAGGAATAACACCTCCGATGATAAAATAAAAATGTCTCTGTTCCTGTGAAGCTGAAACCAAGCTACCATTCAGTTTATTTTGTAAAAGTTGCGGTGTAGATATTCCAGCATAAAAGCGTTCTCTGTAATAATAGATTCCGGCGCCGGCGTTTGGCAATGTAGCATTGTAATTTTGGCCGAAGGAATTATCGGCATCGTCGTTTAATCGTAAGGTACTTATAGAATTTTTATAAATATCCACAAGTCCCTTTATACCCAAACCTAATTTACTTTTCTTGGTGAGTTGGATGTGATAGGCGACATCTACAGCTATCATTGTTCTTTGTACAGGGCCAATCTTGTCGTTCACTACACTTAATCCCAATCCCATTTTTCCATTAAGGACAGGCGTGTGTAAAGTTAATGACTGATCTTGCGGCGCGCCGTCAAAACCCACCCACTGAGAGCGATGGATACCTGTAATAGTCAAAGCTTCCCGGGTTCCGGCATATGCGGGATTCATCCAAAGCGTGTTGAACATATAATGCGTAAACATGGGGTCCTGCTGCGCCCATGAAAGACGGCTGATAAAGAGCAGGCTGAGTATTAATATTCTATTCATAGTGAGTTATAATTAGGCAAAATAAATTAACGTACTGATCTGTTTAAATAGATGTATCCTTTTAAAGGTTTTTGATCGGTTCCTAAATCTATGATGTAGAAATAAGTTCCTTCGGGAAGATCGCTGCCACCATATTGAAGGCCTTCTTTGCTTGTACCATCCCAACTATTATCATACTGAGCTTTTGAATAAACAAGGTTACCCCAACGGTTTAAAATACTCACTTCCATATTCGGATACTCTTTAAGGCCTTTTATTTCGAACCTGTCGTTAACCCCATCACCGTTAGGAGAGAATCCTTGTGGAATCTCAAAGTCCTCGCTAGGTTCAAACACGGTAGGTTGATTTTCATCTTCGTCGCGTGCACTATTATTATTGTTTAAATCAGGATTTGTTCCGTTCGTGGAAATATCAACTCCTGTAAAACCTCCATTCGGAATGCCATACGCATAAGCTGTCGCCGTGTTTGAGAAAGTTCTAACTTGCAAACTACGGTACTTAACACGCAGATATAAAGTGTCGGTTGTACCAAACCCTAACTGACTGGAATATTGAATAAGATTATTATTGGCGGATCCATTGTAAGAATTATCCGGAATCAAAAATCCGTTAGCGCTTGTTGGTGATCCAAGAACTGTATAGTTAGCCGGTGAGCCAAAAGTCATATCCAAATTATCAAAAACCAGCACGTTGTAGATATTCGCGCTTCCGTAGTTTTTAACGGTGAATTTGAAAGTGACCTCATACAAGCCGTTACCCACGCTTTGTGATCTGCCTGCTGACTTGGCAATACCTATTTTTACAAGATTGTAACTAAAAGTCGTAGCGGCGGTATTATTAGAAGGATCAAAATCATTATCCGGATCAGGATTTATACCATTTACAGAAACATCAGAAATACTTGAATCGCCAAGTAAAGCTTTTCCCAGAGCACTGTTTGAATAAAAAACCAGCACGTCATGCGGATCAACAGCTACTGTAAACACAAGCGTATCTGAGCGACCCGGAGCAAGTGTAGATGCTCCTGGAACGAGTAAGTCTATACCATTGCCTGATCCTGTATACTGATTATTGACAGCGATTTGTGATAAAGGCAGA is a genomic window of Sphingobacteriaceae bacterium containing:
- a CDS encoding isocitrate lyase, translated to MSNASKADQLRAEWTTNSRWSGITRPYTAEEVLKLRSKVEIEYSLARNGADKLWSRLNQQPFVTALGALTGNQAVQEVAAGLEAIYLSGWQVAADANSSGQMYPDQSLYPANSVPEVVKKINNALLRSEQIDSVTGNNTKDWMQPIVADAEAGFGGNLNAFELMKWMIEAGAAGVHFEDQLSSAKKCGHLGGKVLVPTQEAIGKLVAARLAADVCNVPTLLIARTDAEAANLITSDIDVRDSEFISGERTPEGFYYVRNGIEQCIARGLSYAPYADMLWMETSKPDLKIAKQFAEAIHKEFPGKLLAYNCSPSFNWAKYLSETEMESFREELAALGYKFQFITLAGFHALNTSMFELSKAYNKRGMAGFSELQQKEFALQEEGFRAVKHQSFVGTGYFDFVQNTVQQNSSTVAMKESTETEQFH